From a region of the Actinomadura luzonensis genome:
- the nrfD gene encoding NrfD/PsrC family molybdoenzyme membrane anchor subunit, whose translation MDDDPALRPEREATVGSAGGRRRRGEQPMVPPAGFRSYYGLPVLNEPTWHDHDIAGYLFLGGLAGASSILAAAADLTGRPRLARAGKAGALCAVGGSLYALIHDLGRPSRFVNMLRVFKVTSPMSVGTWILSAYGPQAGLAAATAVTGLFPRLGRAASAGAGLTGAAVATYTAALISDTAVPLWHGGHREMPLLFAGSAMSAAGGLGMFAAPVAEAGPARNAALLGTAVEVAAAKAMERRLGPVVAEPLRQGKGRLARLGEGLSVAGALLGATAGRRSRAAAVVAGAALLAGSACTRFGIFHAGVASAGDPRYTVEPQRARLSAERRA comes from the coding sequence ATGGACGACGACCCCGCGCTGCGGCCCGAGCGGGAGGCGACGGTCGGCTCGGCCGGCGGGCGCAGGCGGCGCGGCGAGCAGCCGATGGTGCCGCCCGCCGGGTTCCGCTCCTACTACGGCCTGCCGGTGCTGAACGAGCCGACCTGGCACGACCACGACATCGCCGGCTACCTGTTCCTCGGCGGCCTGGCGGGGGCCTCCTCGATCCTGGCCGCGGCGGCCGACCTGACCGGCCGGCCGCGGCTGGCGCGCGCGGGCAAGGCGGGGGCGCTGTGCGCGGTGGGCGGCTCGTTGTACGCCCTCATCCACGACCTGGGCCGGCCGTCCCGGTTCGTGAACATGTTGCGGGTGTTCAAGGTGACCTCGCCGATGAGCGTCGGGACCTGGATCCTCAGCGCGTACGGGCCGCAGGCCGGGCTGGCCGCCGCCACCGCCGTCACGGGCCTGTTCCCGCGGCTCGGCCGGGCCGCGAGCGCCGGGGCGGGCCTGACCGGCGCGGCCGTCGCCACCTACACGGCGGCGCTGATCTCCGACACCGCCGTCCCGCTCTGGCACGGCGGGCACCGCGAGATGCCGCTGCTGTTCGCCGGGTCGGCCATGTCGGCGGCCGGGGGGCTCGGCATGTTCGCCGCGCCGGTCGCCGAGGCGGGCCCGGCCCGCAACGCCGCCCTGCTCGGCACCGCCGTCGAGGTCGCCGCCGCCAAGGCCATGGAACGCCGGCTCGGCCCCGTCGTCGCCGAGCCGCTCAGGCAGGGCAAGGGCCGGCTGGCGCGGCTGGGCGAGGGCCTGTCGGTGGCGGGGGCGCTGCTCGGCGCGACCGCGGGCCGCCGCAGCCGCGCCGCCGCCGTCGTCGCCGGGGCGGCCCTGCTGGCGGGCTCCGCCTGCACCCGGTTCGGGATCTTCCACGCGGGCGTGGCCTCGGCCGGCGACCCGAGGTACACGGTGGAGCCGCAGCGTGCGCGCCTGTCCGCGGAGCGGCGAGCCTGA